One genomic segment of Scylla paramamosain isolate STU-SP2022 chromosome 9, ASM3559412v1, whole genome shotgun sequence includes these proteins:
- the LOC135103374 gene encoding ubiquitin-protein ligase E3C-like: protein MWSFEGDYRRKPQQRLGGASKTRNIERSDLLNQLKADREERERQRRREAAAVTLQAWARGVLSQRRTKLDLRHQYDSYLALTKAQGISEGSAIRLIALLIRIFHPQEDSDRLLAVCQLVIREQKQLAEWVCGSCERWTYLLPRLANMALMVITHPVQGEGDNPVSHAGPLRLLEIVLAPDSWSTRLSPSHQHLFLSAVYSHLINKGFYHQIVQLLITRVPEVYESSQEPPTPLADALLHLLLKPLTFASSMTDTMLLYCVLAEMCQHVLGEAVHSQISNYIIPCLASNTKYKLPMDRMVAVLVTHSLKFMDTCPAPALLYSLLMLVRSGADFQDVTSLCNYLQAIGELLGGTTSYLTCSDAEVDSDDEEEDTMDSSKPLNPVLCKLAEECVSVVNSTEHVGWLLSQVERYVSPEVLLHFSRLTHHLLTAPSLQLHQCRLLYSVVVRRQLLRSMWVVLSSLQQGAPLPGSVTNSHPAFGVRGTPLLQVLARGSPLAPYERDTLVPLLATFCATLTAVLSTLHDAEFLGQSDEAQEVYLQKPTQSQFPFSVDELVKMSASLRDVCVGLVELAHPDTRMSAITDTSYTSMWAHCFKVCVGVVRQIHLRDTRRMFCPSGHWLSSRVTLPLNNCQTVSFIPRTNRRQRRLFMPQRLLTRNELETEGPPLSVTDERRGTILREIPFVIPFESRTQVFSRLVGIDRSISQMGAEFNERPVINVAIRRSHLYEDAFEKISPNNEPNLRLRMKVRLMNAVGLNEVGIDGGGIFREFLSELLKTAFDPTRGFFLLTLDNTLYPNPGAHLIAENYQTHYYFIGRMLGKALYENLLVEVPLAGFFLSKLLGRSSSSAEIHHLDSLDPELCRNLLSLKTYQGDVQDLGLDFTVLNSNLGQNTIEELIPNGTNIPVNNENRIEYIYRMADYKLNKQIAKQSQAFKKGVVDVVPLEWLQMFDWRELQMLISGASVPIDLEDLMDNTRYGGIYSTENTTIQAFWQVLREFSETQKRQLLKFVTSCSRPPLLGFKELQPPFCIQPSGSEDRLPTASTCMNLLKLPEYKNEHTLREKLLYAITSGSGFELS, encoded by the exons ATGTGGAGCTTTGAGGGAGATTACCGTAGGAAGCCTCAGCAGAGGCTGGGTGGGGCAAGCAAGACCCGCAACATTGAACGTTCAGACCTCCTCAACCAGCTGAAGGCGGACCGGGAGGAACGGGAG AGACAAAGACGCAGAGAAGCAGCTGCAGTGACGCTGCAGGCCTGGGCTCGAGGTGTGTTGAGCCAGCGCCGCACCAAGCTTGACCTGCGCCACCAGTATGACTCCTACTTGGCACTCACCAAAGCACAGGGGATATCGGAAGGCTCAGCCATCAGACTGATTGCCTTGCTGATCAGGATATTTCACCCCCAGGAAGACAGTGATAGATTG CTTGCTGTCTGTCAGCTGGTGATAAGGGAACAGAAGCAGCTGGCTGAGTGGGTATGTGGCTCGTGTGAACGATGGACATACTTGTTGCCGCGTCTGGCTAACATGGCACTCATGGTCATCACACACCCTGTGCAAG GTGAAGGTGACAACCCTGTGTCACACGCTGGACCCCTGCGCCTTCTGGAGATTGTCCTGGCACCAGACTCGTGGTCCACCAGGCTATCTCCATCCCACcagcacctcttcctctctgcaGTGTACTCACATCTCATCAATAAAG GTTTCTACCACCAAATTGTTCAGCTGCTAATTACTCGTGTTCCTGAGGTGTATGAATCCTCCCAGGAGCCACCCACCCCCCTGGCTGATGCTCTGCTGCATCTCCTGCTGAAGCCTCTCACCTTTGCCAGCAGCATGACAGACACAATGCTCCT GTATTGCGTGTTGGCAGAGATGTGTCAGCATGTATTGGGTGAAGCAGTCCACAGCCAGATCTCTAATTACATCATCCCCTGTTTGGCCTCcaacacaaaatacaagttgCCCATGGACAGGATGGTGGCTGTGCTGGTCACCCACTCTCTCAAGTTCATGGATACTTGTCCAGCTCCCGCCCTCCTGTACTCTCTCCTCATGCTTGTACGCTCTGGTGCTG attttcaaGATGTTACCTCTCTTTGCAATTACTTACAAGCCATTGGAGAACTGCTGGGAGGAACCACATCCTACCTGACCTGCAGTGATGCAGAGGTGGACtctgatgatgaggaggaagacacaaTGGACTCCTCAAAGCCTCTCAATCCAGTTTTATGTAAG CTTGCAGAGGAGTGTGTGTCAGTGGTGAACAGCACTGAGCATGTTGGGTGGCTGCTCAGTCAGGTGGAGCGGTATGTGTCTCCCGAGGTGTTGCTTCATTTCTCCCGTCTcacacaccacctcctcacCGCTCCATCCCTGCAGCTCCATCAGtgcag GCTGCTGTACAGTGTGGTGGTGCGACGGCAGCTGTTGCGGTCCATGTGGGTAGTGCTCTCCAGCCTGCAACAGGGGGCACCTCTTCCAGGCAGTGTCACAAACTCTCACCCGGCATTTG GAGTGCGAGGTACTCCACTGTTGCAGGTTCTAGCACGAGGGTCTCCTCTAGCCCCATACGAGCGGGACACACTGGTGCCCCTCCTGGCCACCTTCTGTGCCACACTCACAGCTGTCCTCTCCACACTCCATGATGCAGAATTCCTTGGACAATCTG ATGAGGCTCAAGAGGTATATTTACAAAAGCCCACACAAAGCCAGTTCCCATTCTCTGTGGATGAACTTGTGAAGATGTCAGCCAGCCTGCGGGACGTGTGTGTGGGGCTGGTGGAGCTGGCTCACCCAGACACACGCATGTCAGCCATCACTGACACCTCCTACACCTCCATGTGGGCACACTGCTTTAAG gtgtgtgttggagtgGTGCGGCAGATACACCTGCGGGACACCAGGAGGATGTTCTGTCCCAGCGGCCACTGGCTCAGCTCCCGAGTCACCCTGCCACTGAACAACTGTCAGACAGTGTCCTTCATACCACGCACTAACAGGAGACAGAGGAGGCTTTTTATGCCACAGAGGCTGCTTACAAGGAACGAATTAG AAACGGAGGGTCCTCCACTGTCTGTCACTGATGAACGGAGAGGTACCATTCTGAGAGAAATTCCCTTTGTCATTCCCTTCGAGTCCCGGACGCAAGTGTTCAGCAGGTTGGTGGGAATTGACCGCAGCATCAGTCAGATGGGGGCAGAGTTTAATGAGAGGCCTGTGATTAATGTTGCCATCAGGAGAAGTCACCTCTATGAAGATGCTTTTGAAAAAATATCACCTAATAATG AGCCCAACCTGCGGCTGCGCATGAAGGTCCGCCTGATGAATGCAGTGGGCCTCAATGAAGTGGGCATTGACGGAGGTGGAATATTCCGCGAGTTTTTGTCTGAACTTCTTAAGACTGCCTTTGACCCTACAAGAGGCTTCTTCTTGTTGACCCTGGACAACACTCTCTACCCCAACCCAGGGGCACATCTCATTGCAGAGAACTACCAGACCCACTACTACTTTATTGGGAGGATGTTAGGCAAG GCACTGTATGAAAACCTGCTGGTGGAAGTACCACTGGCAGGATTCTTCCTCTCCAAGCTGCTAGGTCGGTCCTCTTCCTCGGCTGAGATTCACCACTTGGATTCTCTGGATCCAGAGTTGTGCCGCAACCTGCTCTCCCTCAAGACCTACCAAGGGGACGTGCAGGACTTGGGGCTGGACTTCACGGTCCTCAACTCAAACCTGGGACAGAATACA ATTGAGGAGTTGATCCCCAATGGCACTAACATCCCTGTAAACAATGAAAACCGCATTGAGTACATTTATCGTATGGCTGATTACAAGTTAAACAAGCAGATTGCAAAGCAGAGTCAAGCTTTCAAAAAAG GCGTGGTAGACGTTGTTCCCCTGGAATGGCTTCAGATGTTTGATTGGCGAGAACTTCAGATGTTGATATCTGGTGCTTCTGTTCCTATTGACCTTGAAGACTTGATGGATAACACCAGATATGGCG GAATCtacagcactgaaaatacaacaATACAAGCCTTTTGGCAAGTCCTTAGAGAATTCAGTGAAACACAAAAACGTCAACTTCTGAAATTTGTCACCAGCTGTTCTAGGCCTCCACTCCTGGGATTCAAG gAACTGCAGCCACCATTCTGTATCCAGCCATCAGGATCAGAGGATCGTCTTCCTACTGCTTCCACATGCATGAACCTCCTCAAGTTGCCAGAGTATAAAAATGAGCACACGCTCAGagagaaacttctttatgccATTACATCTGGTTCAGGTTTTGAGCTGTCCTAA